A window of Clavibacter michiganensis contains these coding sequences:
- the sucD gene encoding succinate--CoA ligase subunit alpha yields the protein MSILLDENSRIIVQGLTGSEGTKHAGRMLASGSKVVGGVNPRKAGSTVTIEGVELPIFGSVAEAMAETGADVSVIFVPPAFAKSAVVEAIDAAIPLAVVITEGIPVKDSAEFWSHAKSTGGKTRIVGPNCPGIISPGKSNAGIIPATITEAGPIGLVSKSGTLTYQMMFELRDLGISTAIGIGGDPIIGTTHIDALEAFEADPETRAIVMIGEIGGDAEERAAEYIKAHVTKPVVAYVAGFTAPEGKTMGHAGAIVSGGSGTAQGKKEALEASGVKVGKTPTETANLLREVFAAL from the coding sequence ATGTCGATTCTTCTCGACGAGAACAGCAGGATCATCGTCCAGGGCCTCACGGGCTCCGAGGGCACCAAGCACGCGGGCCGCATGCTCGCGTCCGGCAGCAAGGTCGTCGGCGGCGTCAACCCGCGCAAGGCCGGCAGCACGGTCACCATCGAGGGCGTCGAGCTCCCGATCTTCGGCTCGGTCGCCGAGGCCATGGCAGAGACGGGTGCCGACGTGTCGGTCATCTTCGTCCCGCCGGCCTTCGCCAAGAGCGCGGTGGTGGAGGCGATCGACGCGGCCATCCCGCTCGCGGTCGTCATCACCGAGGGCATCCCCGTCAAGGACTCCGCCGAGTTCTGGTCGCACGCCAAGAGCACCGGCGGGAAGACGCGCATCGTCGGCCCGAACTGCCCCGGCATCATCAGCCCCGGCAAGTCGAACGCCGGCATCATCCCCGCCACCATCACGGAGGCCGGCCCCATCGGCCTCGTGTCGAAGTCGGGCACGCTCACGTACCAGATGATGTTCGAGCTGCGCGACCTCGGCATCTCGACCGCCATCGGCATCGGCGGCGACCCGATCATCGGCACCACGCACATCGACGCCCTCGAGGCGTTCGAGGCCGACCCGGAGACGCGCGCCATCGTCATGATCGGCGAGATCGGCGGCGACGCCGAGGAGCGTGCGGCCGAGTACATCAAGGCGCACGTCACCAAGCCGGTCGTCGCCTACGTCGCGGGCTTCACCGCCCCCGAGGGCAAGACCATGGGCCACGCCGGCGCCATCGTCTCCGGCGGCAGCGGCACGGCCCAGGGCAAGAAGGAGGCCCTCGAGGCATCCGGCGTCAAGGTCGGCAAGACGCCGACCGAGACGGCGAACCTCCTCCGCGAGGTCTTCGCCGCGCTGTAG
- the sucC gene encoding ADP-forming succinate--CoA ligase subunit beta: protein MDLFEYQARDLFESYGVPVLPGIVADTAEEVRAAAEKLGGTVVVKAQVKTGGRGKAGGVKVAQSADAAFEAAEGILGLDIKGHTVHRVMVAAGARIAQEFYFSILLDRAERSYLCLASYEGGMEIEELAVTRPEALARIEIDPVAGIDAAKAEEIARAASFPEELIAKVAPVFERLWWVYRDEDATLVEVNPLVLTESGEIIALDGKVTLDENAGLRHEGHAALEDAAAADPLEAKAKESDLNYVKLDGQVGIIGNGAGLVMSTLDVVSYAGEQHGGVRPANFLDIGGGASAEVMAAGLDVILGDEQVTSVFVNVFGGITSCDAVANGIVGALDKLGDAATKPLVVRLDGNNVEEGRRILEERAHPLVTVVGTMDEAADKAAELAAA, encoded by the coding sequence GTGGATCTTTTCGAATACCAGGCCAGGGACCTCTTCGAGTCCTACGGCGTCCCGGTCCTCCCGGGGATCGTCGCCGACACCGCCGAGGAGGTGCGCGCCGCGGCCGAGAAGCTGGGCGGCACCGTCGTCGTGAAGGCGCAGGTGAAGACCGGCGGCCGCGGCAAGGCCGGAGGCGTGAAGGTCGCCCAGAGCGCCGACGCGGCCTTCGAGGCCGCCGAGGGCATCCTCGGGCTCGACATCAAGGGCCACACCGTGCACCGCGTGATGGTCGCGGCCGGCGCCCGCATCGCGCAGGAGTTCTACTTCTCGATCCTCCTCGACCGCGCCGAGCGCTCCTACCTCTGCCTCGCGAGCTACGAGGGCGGCATGGAGATCGAGGAGCTCGCGGTCACGCGCCCCGAGGCGCTCGCCCGCATCGAGATCGACCCGGTCGCCGGCATCGACGCCGCCAAGGCCGAGGAGATCGCCCGCGCCGCCTCGTTCCCCGAGGAGCTCATCGCCAAGGTCGCGCCCGTCTTCGAGCGCCTCTGGTGGGTCTACCGGGACGAGGACGCGACGCTCGTCGAGGTCAACCCGCTCGTCCTCACGGAGTCGGGCGAGATCATCGCCCTGGACGGCAAGGTCACGCTCGACGAGAACGCCGGCCTCCGCCACGAGGGCCACGCGGCCCTCGAGGACGCGGCCGCAGCCGACCCGCTCGAGGCGAAGGCCAAGGAGTCCGACCTCAACTACGTGAAGCTCGACGGCCAGGTCGGCATCATCGGCAACGGCGCGGGTCTCGTCATGTCCACGCTCGACGTCGTCAGCTACGCCGGCGAGCAGCACGGCGGCGTGCGTCCGGCGAACTTCCTCGACATCGGCGGCGGAGCGTCGGCCGAGGTCATGGCCGCCGGTCTCGACGTCATCCTCGGCGACGAGCAGGTCACGAGCGTCTTCGTCAACGTCTTCGGCGGCATCACGTCGTGCGACGCGGTCGCGAACGGCATCGTCGGCGCGCTCGACAAGCTGGGCGACGCCGCCACCAAGCCGCTCGTCGTCCGCCTCGACGGCAACAACGTCGAGGAGGGCCGCCGCATCCTCGAGGAGCGCGCCCACCCGCTCGTCACCGTCGTCGGAACCATGGACGAGGCGGCCGACAAGGCCGCCGAGCTGGCCGCCGCTTAA
- a CDS encoding oxygenase MpaB family protein, with translation MRSRTHPACRPDGSIRDLAGEGILLAAGGRAILLQIADPSVARGVAEHSGFASRPLDRLEGTLGYVYAVVFGSPDEVARARRIVGRAHAPVRSAAPAADGSAPAYSAYDPDLQLWVAATLYDSAITMFELCFGRLPEEAADRVYREYAVLGTALQVPEGRWPADRAAFRVYWEDRIRTLEPTGDARRVARTLLGGRVGPPVIRTVMPLVALMTAGLLPPRIRSGFGMRWDARLERRHARLQGSAIAVYRVLPRAVREAHRSVITRRYLRRDAG, from the coding sequence ATGAGGTCGAGGACGCATCCCGCATGCCGGCCGGACGGATCCATCCGCGATCTCGCGGGCGAGGGGATCCTGCTGGCCGCGGGGGGACGGGCCATCCTGCTCCAGATCGCCGACCCGTCCGTCGCGCGCGGCGTGGCCGAGCACAGCGGCTTCGCGTCGCGACCGCTCGACCGGCTGGAGGGCACGCTCGGCTACGTCTACGCGGTCGTCTTCGGCTCCCCGGACGAGGTCGCGCGCGCCCGGCGGATCGTCGGTCGCGCGCACGCGCCGGTCAGGTCCGCTGCTCCCGCAGCCGACGGATCCGCGCCGGCCTACTCCGCGTACGACCCCGACCTGCAGCTGTGGGTGGCCGCGACGCTGTACGACTCGGCCATCACGATGTTCGAGCTGTGCTTCGGCCGCCTGCCCGAGGAGGCCGCCGACCGCGTCTACCGCGAGTACGCCGTCCTCGGCACCGCGCTGCAGGTCCCCGAGGGCCGGTGGCCCGCGGACCGGGCGGCGTTCCGCGTCTACTGGGAGGACCGGATCCGGACCCTCGAGCCGACCGGGGACGCGCGGCGCGTGGCGCGGACGCTCCTGGGCGGACGCGTCGGGCCCCCGGTGATCCGGACGGTGATGCCCCTCGTCGCGCTCATGACGGCGGGGCTGCTGCCGCCTCGGATCAGGTCGGGCTTCGGGATGCGGTGGGACGCGCGGCTCGAACGGCGCCACGCGCGGCTCCAGGGGTCCGCCATCGCGGTGTACCGGGTGCTGCCGCGTGCCGTCCGCGAGGCGCACCGCTCGGTGATCACCCGCAGGTACCTCCGCCGCGACGCCGGGTAG
- a CDS encoding ATP-dependent helicase translates to MSSDPAAISPSRTPIILDGRSGADGGPGSSQDPLLEGLNPEQREAVVYRGPALLIVAGAGSGKTRVLTHRIASLIESREAWPSQILAITFTNKAAAEMRERVESLLGQASEGMWISTFHSACVRILRREAEAFGFTQNFTIYDSADSRVLIKRIIKQLDADTLGFTVSSVSGRISKLKNELSDADTFARTANFNDPAEAMFVEIFRQYTRSLASANAFDFDDLIGQTVYLFRAFPKVAALYQRRFRHVLVDEYQDTNHAQYSLIRELTRAVAPEDVPVDTRMSTNGMGGIDGASLTVVGDSDQSIYAFRGADIRNITEFERDFPQSKVVLLEQNYRSTQNILTAANAVISNNFDRKDKKLWTSIGDGDKIVGFTGYSGHDEAQFVADEIQKLHEEGTAYSEIAVFYRTNAQTRALEEILIRSAVPYRIMGGTKFYERAEIKDAMAYLVAVANPADVLALRRILNTPKRGIGPATETALANFAESHGVTFREAMRRASELGLGPKVTQAILALSRMLDEVALLLDPDRPEGRTSVGDLVTTLLEKSGLVQALRASKDAQDEARAENVEELVAVTKEFSRNNPEGQLVDFLTEVSLVAAADELDDSSGTVSLMTLHTAKGLEYDSVFLTGVEEDLLPHRMSANEPGGPAEERRLFYVGITRARRRLFISLAMTRAQFGEVNVAMPSRYLQEIPAELIDWKQSPGMATSRGGTQPRALNARREGGGYGGRSRSSSGFEDPALPPPPRPKTQWANTVTGQVRDNGDLELAFGDRIRHTDFGDGRVTGVTGEGRKRIAEVQFDGPAGRKRLLIKIAPIEKL, encoded by the coding sequence ATGAGTTCCGACCCCGCCGCCATCTCCCCCTCCCGCACGCCGATCATCCTCGACGGCCGGTCGGGTGCAGACGGAGGGCCGGGGTCCTCGCAGGATCCGCTGCTGGAGGGCCTCAACCCGGAGCAGCGCGAGGCCGTCGTCTACCGGGGTCCGGCTCTGCTCATCGTCGCCGGCGCCGGATCCGGCAAGACGCGCGTGCTCACCCACCGCATCGCGAGCCTCATCGAGTCCCGCGAGGCGTGGCCGAGCCAGATCCTCGCCATCACCTTCACGAACAAGGCCGCCGCCGAGATGCGCGAGCGCGTGGAGTCGCTGCTCGGGCAGGCGTCTGAGGGCATGTGGATCTCGACCTTCCACTCCGCATGCGTGCGCATCCTCCGACGCGAGGCGGAGGCGTTCGGCTTCACGCAGAACTTCACCATCTACGACTCCGCCGACAGCCGCGTGCTCATCAAGCGGATCATCAAGCAGCTGGACGCGGACACGCTCGGCTTCACCGTCTCGTCGGTGTCGGGCCGAATCTCGAAGCTCAAGAACGAGCTGTCGGACGCGGACACGTTCGCACGCACGGCGAACTTCAACGATCCGGCCGAGGCCATGTTCGTGGAGATCTTCCGGCAGTACACGCGCTCGCTCGCCTCCGCCAACGCGTTCGACTTCGACGACCTCATCGGGCAGACCGTCTACCTCTTCCGCGCCTTCCCCAAGGTGGCGGCGCTCTACCAGCGGCGCTTCCGGCACGTGCTCGTGGACGAGTACCAGGACACGAACCACGCGCAGTACTCCCTCATCCGCGAGCTGACGCGCGCCGTGGCCCCCGAGGACGTGCCCGTCGACACCCGCATGTCCACGAACGGCATGGGTGGGATCGACGGGGCCTCGCTCACCGTGGTGGGCGACAGCGACCAGTCCATCTACGCCTTCCGCGGAGCCGACATCCGCAACATCACCGAGTTCGAGCGCGACTTCCCGCAGTCGAAGGTCGTGCTCCTCGAGCAGAACTACCGGTCGACCCAGAACATCCTCACCGCCGCCAACGCCGTCATCTCGAACAACTTCGACCGCAAGGACAAGAAGCTGTGGACGTCCATCGGCGACGGCGACAAGATCGTCGGATTCACGGGGTACTCGGGGCACGACGAGGCGCAGTTCGTCGCCGACGAGATCCAGAAGCTGCACGAGGAGGGCACCGCCTACTCGGAGATCGCCGTCTTCTACCGCACCAACGCGCAGACGCGCGCGCTCGAGGAGATCCTCATCCGCTCGGCCGTGCCCTACCGGATCATGGGCGGCACGAAGTTCTACGAGCGGGCGGAGATCAAGGACGCGATGGCGTACCTCGTCGCCGTCGCCAACCCCGCGGACGTGCTGGCGCTGCGCCGCATCCTGAACACCCCGAAGCGCGGCATCGGCCCGGCGACCGAGACCGCCCTCGCGAACTTCGCCGAGTCGCACGGCGTGACCTTCCGTGAGGCCATGCGCCGCGCGTCCGAACTGGGGCTCGGGCCCAAGGTGACGCAGGCGATCCTCGCGCTCTCGCGCATGCTCGACGAGGTGGCGCTGCTGCTGGACCCCGATCGGCCGGAGGGGCGCACCTCCGTGGGCGACCTGGTGACCACCCTCCTGGAGAAGAGCGGCCTGGTGCAGGCGCTCCGGGCCAGCAAGGACGCGCAGGACGAGGCGCGCGCGGAGAACGTCGAGGAGCTCGTCGCCGTCACGAAGGAGTTCTCGCGCAACAACCCCGAGGGCCAGCTGGTGGACTTCCTCACGGAGGTCTCGCTCGTCGCCGCGGCGGATGAGCTCGACGACTCGAGCGGCACCGTGTCCCTCATGACCCTCCACACCGCGAAGGGCCTGGAGTACGACTCGGTCTTCCTCACCGGCGTGGAGGAGGACCTGCTGCCGCATCGGATGTCGGCCAACGAGCCCGGCGGCCCGGCGGAGGAGCGGCGCCTGTTCTACGTCGGCATCACGCGCGCCCGTCGGCGCCTCTTCATATCACTGGCGATGACACGGGCCCAGTTCGGCGAGGTCAACGTCGCCATGCCCAGCCGGTACCTGCAGGAGATCCCGGCCGAGCTCATCGACTGGAAGCAGTCGCCCGGCATGGCCACGTCGCGCGGTGGCACCCAACCGCGCGCCCTCAACGCCCGGCGCGAGGGAGGCGGGTACGGCGGCCGCTCCCGGTCCTCGAGCGGCTTCGAGGATCCGGCCCTGCCGCCGCCACCCCGCCCCAAGACCCAGTGGGCCAACACGGTCACCGGCCAGGTGCGCGACAACGGCGACCTCGAGCTCGCGTTCGGCGACCGCATCCGCCACACCGACTTCGGCGACGGGCGTGTGACGGGCGTCACCGGTGAGGGACGCAAGCGCATCGCCGAGGTGCAGTTCGACGGACCGGCCGGTCGCAAGCGGCTTCTCATCAAGATCGCGCCCATCGAGAAGCTCTAG
- a CDS encoding glycerophosphodiester phosphodiesterase family protein translates to MPGVDHAPRPRPLVIAHRGASGYRPEHSAAAVRLGFAQGADAVEPDLVASSDGVLVIRHENELSGTTDVADRPEFADRRTTRVVDGVERTGWFTEDMTWAEIRTLRCRERVPAARPGSAAHDDQETVLSLPDLLRIIDQESTRHGRPLGMVAEIKHATHFAALGMPLDELLARDLREHGWADDASRLTIESFERTALLGVRAHGIAARLVYLLEGRGAAIDEVARNGDSAVTFEEQLTDAGLASLAAEVDGISVGVERICPADGFGSADEAAPVSDLVERAHRVGLSVFTWTLRPENAFLPRPLRGPGAKSAHGDYGTHWGRLLDAGVDGVFVDHPDLAVRLVGERAAAAGS, encoded by the coding sequence GTGCCCGGCGTGGATCACGCCCCTCGCCCTCGCCCCCTCGTCATCGCCCATCGCGGAGCCAGCGGCTACCGCCCCGAGCACTCCGCCGCCGCCGTGCGGCTCGGCTTCGCGCAGGGCGCGGACGCCGTCGAACCCGACCTCGTCGCGTCCTCCGATGGCGTGCTCGTCATCCGGCACGAGAACGAGCTGTCGGGCACGACCGACGTCGCCGACCGCCCGGAGTTCGCCGACCGCCGCACCACGCGCGTCGTCGACGGCGTCGAGCGCACGGGCTGGTTCACCGAGGACATGACGTGGGCCGAGATCCGCACTCTGCGCTGCCGGGAGCGGGTCCCCGCGGCCCGGCCGGGCAGCGCTGCCCACGACGACCAGGAGACCGTGCTCTCGCTGCCCGACCTGCTGCGGATCATCGACCAGGAGTCGACGCGCCACGGACGCCCGCTCGGCATGGTCGCGGAGATCAAGCACGCCACGCACTTCGCCGCGCTCGGCATGCCGCTCGACGAGCTGCTCGCCCGCGACCTCCGCGAGCACGGGTGGGCGGACGACGCGTCGCGCCTCACGATCGAGTCCTTCGAGCGGACCGCGCTCCTCGGCGTCCGGGCGCACGGCATCGCGGCGCGGCTGGTGTACCTCCTCGAGGGGCGCGGCGCGGCGATCGACGAGGTCGCGCGTAACGGCGACTCGGCCGTCACGTTCGAGGAGCAGCTGACCGACGCCGGTCTGGCGTCGCTCGCCGCGGAGGTGGACGGGATCAGCGTGGGCGTCGAGCGCATCTGCCCGGCCGACGGCTTCGGCTCCGCCGACGAGGCCGCTCCCGTGTCCGACCTGGTCGAGCGCGCCCACCGGGTCGGCCTGTCGGTCTTCACCTGGACGCTCCGCCCCGAGAACGCGTTCCTGCCGCGACCCCTCCGCGGGCCCGGTGCGAAGTCCGCGCACGGCGACTACGGCACGCACTGGGGCCGGCTCCTCGACGCGGGCGTCGACGGCGTCTTCGTCGACCACCCGGATCTCGCGGTCCGGCTCGTGGGGGAGAGGGCGGCGGCCGCGGGGAGCTAG
- a CDS encoding Bax inhibitor-1/YccA family membrane protein, producing MANPTFSNNPVFNGRGATPTRDVTPESLDELYARPSATASETDRMTFEDTTVKTVSLLAIVVVLGAVAWFSGPLALPLAMLGAIGGLVLGLVNSFKKEPSVPLIVAYAAFEGLLVGGISRVFEGIAPGVATQALLGTAAVFATVLILFRSGKIRASAKATKIFMIAMIGYALFSLVNFALIAFGAIQSPYGMRDVVIFGIPLGVVLGLLAVVLASYSLVLDFDFIQRGVRSGAPRRYGWTAAFGLVVTIVWLYVELLRLFAILRGNN from the coding sequence ATGGCCAACCCCACGTTCTCCAACAACCCGGTCTTCAACGGCCGGGGTGCGACGCCCACGAGGGATGTGACCCCGGAGAGCCTCGACGAGCTGTACGCCCGCCCGTCCGCGACGGCCTCCGAGACCGACCGCATGACCTTCGAGGACACGACCGTCAAGACGGTCAGCCTGCTCGCGATCGTCGTCGTGCTCGGCGCGGTCGCCTGGTTCTCGGGCCCGCTCGCCCTCCCCCTCGCCATGCTCGGCGCCATCGGCGGCCTCGTGCTCGGCCTCGTCAACTCCTTCAAGAAGGAGCCGTCGGTCCCGCTCATCGTCGCCTACGCGGCGTTCGAGGGGCTGCTCGTCGGCGGCATCTCCCGCGTCTTCGAGGGCATCGCGCCCGGAGTCGCCACGCAGGCCCTGCTCGGCACCGCCGCGGTCTTCGCGACCGTGCTCATCCTGTTCCGGAGCGGCAAGATCCGGGCGTCCGCGAAGGCGACCAAGATCTTCATGATCGCGATGATCGGCTACGCGCTGTTCTCGCTGGTGAACTTCGCCCTCATCGCGTTCGGCGCCATCCAGAGCCCGTATGGCATGCGCGACGTCGTCATCTTCGGCATCCCGCTCGGCGTCGTCTTGGGCCTGCTCGCGGTCGTGCTGGCCTCGTACTCCCTCGTCCTCGACTTCGACTTCATCCAGCGCGGCGTCCGCTCGGGTGCCCCGCGCCGCTACGGCTGGACCGCGGCGTTCGGCCTCGTCGTCACCATCGTGTGGCTGTACGTCGAGCTGCTGCGCCTGTTCGCGATCCTGCGGGGCAACAACTAG
- the guaA gene encoding glutamine-hydrolyzing GMP synthase, with protein sequence MSVDNPTNQRPVLVVDFGAQYAQLIARRVREANVYSEIVPSTITAEEIRAKDPSGIVLSGGPSSVYEEGSPGLDEGILELGVPVLGICYGFQVMARALGGEVAHTGAREYGSTAVTLTPGSTLLDGQPDDQTVWMSHGDSVSKAPEGFEVLASSASTPVAAFASDERRLYGVQWHPEVKHSAHGQAVLENFLHRAAGIPGDWNSGNVIAEQVERIRAQVGDAKVICGLSGGVDSAVAAAIVHRAVGDQLTCVFVDHGLLRHDERRQVEEDYVAATGVRLVTVDAADQFLDGLTGVTDPEAKRKIIGREFIRSFEGAAEALVLEAKADGEPIRFLVQGTLYPDVVESGGGTGTANIKSHHNVGGLPEDLKFELVEPLRTLFKDEVRAIGRELGLPEVIVGRQPFPGPGLGIRIVGEVTAERLELLRKADAIARAELTAAGLDGEIWQCPVVLLADVRSVGVQGDGRTYGHPIVLRPVSSEDAMTADWTRLPYDVLARISNRITNEVDGVNRVVLDVTSKPPGTIEWE encoded by the coding sequence TTGAGCGTCGACAACCCCACGAACCAGCGTCCCGTCCTCGTCGTCGACTTCGGCGCCCAGTACGCGCAGCTGATCGCCCGCCGCGTCCGCGAGGCCAACGTCTACTCGGAGATCGTGCCGTCCACGATCACGGCCGAGGAGATCCGCGCGAAGGACCCGTCCGGCATCGTCCTGAGCGGCGGCCCGTCCAGCGTCTACGAGGAGGGCTCGCCCGGCCTCGACGAGGGGATCCTCGAGCTCGGCGTCCCCGTGCTCGGCATCTGCTACGGCTTCCAGGTCATGGCCCGCGCTCTCGGCGGCGAGGTCGCGCACACGGGTGCCCGCGAGTACGGATCCACCGCGGTCACGCTCACGCCCGGCAGCACCCTGCTCGACGGCCAGCCCGACGACCAGACCGTGTGGATGAGCCACGGCGACTCCGTGTCGAAGGCGCCCGAGGGCTTCGAGGTCCTCGCCTCCAGCGCGTCCACGCCCGTCGCGGCATTCGCGAGCGACGAGCGCCGCCTCTACGGCGTGCAGTGGCACCCCGAGGTCAAGCACTCCGCGCACGGCCAGGCCGTGCTCGAGAACTTCCTGCACCGCGCCGCCGGCATCCCCGGCGACTGGAACAGCGGCAACGTCATCGCCGAGCAGGTCGAGCGGATCCGTGCCCAGGTCGGCGACGCGAAGGTCATCTGCGGCCTGTCCGGCGGCGTCGACTCCGCCGTCGCGGCGGCGATCGTGCATCGCGCGGTCGGCGACCAGCTCACCTGCGTCTTCGTCGACCACGGCCTGCTCCGCCACGACGAGCGCCGCCAGGTCGAGGAGGACTACGTGGCCGCCACGGGCGTCCGCCTCGTCACGGTCGACGCGGCCGACCAGTTCCTCGACGGCCTCACGGGCGTCACGGATCCCGAGGCCAAGCGCAAGATCATCGGCCGCGAGTTCATCCGGTCGTTCGAGGGCGCCGCGGAGGCGCTCGTGCTCGAGGCGAAGGCCGACGGCGAGCCGATCCGCTTCCTCGTGCAGGGCACGCTCTACCCGGACGTGGTCGAGTCGGGCGGCGGCACGGGCACGGCGAACATCAAGAGCCACCACAACGTGGGCGGCCTCCCGGAGGACCTCAAGTTCGAGCTCGTCGAGCCGCTCCGCACCCTCTTCAAGGACGAGGTGCGCGCCATCGGCCGCGAGCTCGGCCTCCCCGAGGTCATCGTGGGGCGCCAGCCGTTCCCCGGCCCCGGCCTCGGGATCCGCATCGTCGGCGAGGTCACCGCCGAGCGCCTCGAGCTACTGCGCAAGGCCGACGCCATCGCGCGCGCCGAGCTCACCGCCGCAGGCCTCGACGGCGAGATCTGGCAGTGCCCGGTCGTGCTCCTCGCGGACGTCCGCTCGGTCGGCGTGCAGGGCGACGGCCGGACCTACGGCCACCCCATCGTGCTGCGCCCCGTCTCCAGCGAGGACGCGATGACCGCCGACTGGACCCGCCTCCCGTACGACGTGCTCGCGCGCATCTCGAACCGCATCACGAACGAGGTCGACGGCGTGAACCGCGTCGTGCTCGACGTCACGTCGAAGCCGCCGGGCACCATCGAGTGGGAGTGA
- a CDS encoding DUF3817 domain-containing protein, whose protein sequence is MAYGLKRSDVPQIRRVLGFYRVMAFITGAFLLLLVVEMGIKYLPGFQFVDGSLQYLAGAGYELELNGPSGFLALSPADTLTGTNLSLLIQIVHGNIYVVYLISDFLLWQKMRWSFTRFILIAAGGVVPFLSFIVEARIARRVRETIAELEAPRRKAHAADDRDDADPRPIDPTTTTEATT, encoded by the coding sequence ATGGCCTACGGACTCAAGCGCTCCGACGTCCCGCAGATCCGGAGGGTCCTCGGCTTCTACCGCGTCATGGCGTTCATCACCGGCGCGTTCCTCCTCCTCCTCGTCGTGGAGATGGGCATCAAGTACCTGCCCGGCTTCCAGTTCGTCGACGGATCGCTGCAGTACCTGGCCGGCGCCGGCTACGAGCTCGAGCTGAACGGGCCGTCCGGCTTCCTCGCGCTGTCGCCCGCGGACACGCTCACCGGCACGAACCTGAGCCTCCTGATCCAGATCGTCCACGGCAACATCTACGTGGTCTACCTCATCAGCGACTTCCTGCTCTGGCAGAAGATGCGCTGGTCGTTCACGCGCTTCATCCTCATCGCGGCGGGCGGCGTCGTGCCGTTCCTCTCCTTCATCGTCGAGGCGCGCATCGCCCGTCGGGTGCGGGAGACCATCGCGGAGCTCGAGGCGCCCCGCCGGAAGGCTCACGCCGCCGACGACCGCGACGACGCGGATCCCCGACCCATCGACCCGACCACCACCACGGAGGCCACCACTTGA
- a CDS encoding SURF1 family cytochrome oxidase biogenesis protein has product MTHASDPRSDAPARPDAEPAGSGPGGSGAPDAPGPTVGQVARRPRSLALLALALVIAAGFAALGQWQLARAVESGVVIERDTETALPLGTLAVPQGYVTDRSAGHMVTVQGSLVPGDFVVVSDRLNSGRTGAWVVGHLSITDDGSSADPAPDALPASVPVALGWTATDAEAAAVAAQLNAGDGSPTGVQEVVGRFLPSEQPEPAGEGQDPQRMTRLSTAALVNLWPGDVGDVYNGFIVASTPAAGLATIDSPPPSEAVQLNWLNIFYAAEWAVFAIFAIVIWYRTVRDTWTREQPGYREDEDDEDDEDDEDPLPEGDRDDPVGAPGRGSRADADR; this is encoded by the coding sequence ATGACGCACGCATCCGACCCCCGCTCCGACGCCCCTGCGCGTCCCGACGCCGAGCCCGCGGGATCCGGCCCCGGCGGATCCGGCGCGCCGGACGCCCCGGGTCCCACCGTCGGCCAGGTCGCACGCCGCCCCCGCTCCCTCGCGCTGCTGGCGCTTGCCCTGGTCATCGCGGCGGGCTTCGCCGCGCTCGGGCAGTGGCAGCTCGCGCGCGCGGTCGAGTCGGGCGTCGTCATCGAGCGCGACACCGAGACGGCGCTGCCGCTCGGCACGCTGGCCGTACCGCAGGGCTACGTCACCGACCGGTCCGCGGGGCACATGGTCACCGTCCAGGGCTCACTCGTCCCCGGCGACTTCGTCGTCGTCTCCGACCGCCTCAACTCCGGCCGCACCGGCGCGTGGGTCGTCGGCCACCTCTCCATCACGGACGACGGCAGCTCCGCGGATCCGGCGCCCGACGCGCTGCCCGCCAGCGTCCCCGTCGCGCTCGGATGGACCGCCACCGACGCGGAGGCGGCGGCCGTCGCGGCGCAGCTGAACGCGGGCGACGGATCCCCGACGGGAGTCCAGGAGGTCGTCGGCCGCTTCCTCCCGAGCGAGCAGCCCGAGCCCGCGGGCGAGGGCCAGGACCCCCAGCGCATGACGCGGCTGAGCACGGCCGCGCTCGTCAACCTCTGGCCGGGCGACGTGGGCGACGTCTACAACGGCTTCATCGTCGCGTCGACCCCGGCCGCCGGCCTCGCGACGATCGACTCGCCGCCCCCGAGCGAGGCCGTGCAGCTCAACTGGCTGAACATCTTCTACGCGGCGGAGTGGGCGGTGTTCGCGATCTTCGCCATCGTCATCTGGTACCGCACCGTCCGCGACACCTGGACGCGCGAGCAGCCCGGCTACCGCGAGGACGAGGACGACGAGGACGACGAGGACGACGAGGATCCGCTTCCCGAGGGCGACCGCGACGACCCCGTCGGAGCTCCCGGGCGCGGGAGCCGCGCAGACGCCGACCGGTAG